TAGAACAGGGTAAGGGGCTGGTCAGGGGAATAACCGGAAAGCGTCTGCGTTTTCCAGGGGGAGGAAGCAGCAGTCCCCCCATTGTAGTTAAAACCTCCCGCGCACAGGGTGAGGTCTCCGGAATCTGTGAGCCGAAAGCCTATTCCTTCCAGATTCTTGTAATTGGAGGTGGTGTTATAGGTAAACAGCAGGCCTGTATCCGTTCCCGGAGTGACGGACAGGTTGGAAACAGTCAGCGCCATCGTCCACGGGGTGGCTCCGCTGCCGGTATGCACGGGCACCGTGGCGGGAGAGGAAACATTCAGCGTATCTCCATTGCTTCCGTCATAGATGGTGTAATCCTTTGAATAAACTGGATCCAGGCCATTGATGGAAGCGCCGAAGGACAGACTGCCTCCCAGCACGGCGAGCAGGAGGGACAGGTATTTGGTCTTCATATTGATTGCTGTAGCAAGGTTAGGGAAATATTCTCGCGCAAGAGAACGTCCGTTTTTTATCGGATTCCTAATCCGCTTGTGCCTCCACCCCGTGCAAGCGTGGATAAAGTCCAGAGAATCATACTGAAAGGGATGGTGATGAAAAGACCAGTTCCTTGAAATCCTGATGAAAATCAATATTTTATGATAAACAATGCATTCAACGTTAATATTTTTAATTGTTGGCGGATTAGGAATCCGGCAGGACGTTGAGAATCAGTCGTAAAAGCAGGAGCAGCATCGGCTTGTTGGTAATGATGGAATAGAAAAACCAGAGATTATTAATTCCTGAAAAACACAGCGGAATTCTCCACCGGCATGTTGATGGTGAACGAATTTGATTTGAACCTATTCCCAGATTGCTTCCGCTCTCCGAAACCCGGAGCATAAAAGGGAAGCCGGGGGAGGTTCCATGTCCTCCGGATCATGAGGCGGCGCAGGTAAGAGGATAATCCATTGAGCTTTCCGTTCCAGCCTCATGAATCCCTTCCGCCGGGACAGGGAAAGCGGGCAGGCAGGGAGTGGATTGAAGGGCGTCCGTTGTCCGCTGCACGAAAAGCAAATTCCCCGGCAAGTTGTACTTGCCGGGGAATGGAAAAAACAGTCAAGGAAACTCCCGATTTGAAGGGAGCCGCGTTTTTTATCGCTTGGGCGGCCCGTCCATGATAGCCTTGTGGCTCATGTTCCAGCCGCCGCCCAGGGCCGTGTACAGGGAAACCAGCGTACTGGCGTGCTGATAGTAGTACTGGGAAAGCTGGATCTGTGCGGGATACAGGTTCTGCTGGGCGTACAGCACTTCAATGTAGTTGGAAAGGCCCGTGCGGTAGCGTTCAAAGGAGAGCGTCACGGCCGTATGGTAGGCTTCCACGGCTTCAGACTGGGTGGACGTGATTACGCGGAGCTTGGCCCGCTGGATCAGCGTGCTGGAGACTTCCGCCAGGGCGTTCAGCACCGTCTGCTCATAGTCGTTGCTGGCTGCCAGGAATTCGGCCTTGGCCGCTTTCTCGGAGGCCGTCAGCTTGCCCGCCTGGAAGAGGGGGCCGGTCAGGTTGGCTCCCAGCCCCCAGCCGCTGCGGCGCCCCTGCACGTGGCTCAGGTCGGCGGAGGCGAGGCCGCCCGCCGCCGTCAGGGAGATGGTCGGGAAGTAGTTGGCAATGGCTACGCCCACTTCCGCATTGGCTGCGCGCAACTGGTATTCCTTCTGGCGCACGTCCGGCCTTCTGGACAGGATGTAGGCGGGAATGCCGGCGGGAACCTGGATGTTATAGGCAATATCCCGAAGGCTGCCGGAACGGCGGATATGGCCGGGAGTACGCCCGGCCAGGACGGAAACGGTGTTTTCCAGATTGGCGATCTGGGCCTGGATGGCGGGAATCTGGGCCTGGGAGGAGGAGAGCGCCGCCTTGGCGGAGGCCACCTGGAGCCTGTCCCCCACCTGGCCTTCAAGCTGTTCGTCAAACAGCCGGAGGGATTCGGAATAGGACTCTACGGATTTCTGCAAGATGGCAAGCTGCTCGTCCAGCTGGAGAAGCTGGAGGTAGGAATCCGCCACCTGGCGGAGCAGGGAGAGCATGAGCGCGCGCTGGCCTTCTTCGGAAGCCAGGTAATCCGCACGGGCCGCTTCCGTCATCCGGCGCGTCCTGCCCCAGATGTCCAGTTCCCAGGAGATGCCGCCGTCAATCGTGCCGGGCGTCAGGGTATTGCCGCCGGTCTGGATGATGTTGCCGTTGGTGTAGTTGGCCCCCTTGCTCAGGGTGCCGGAATAATCAGCCCACGGGAAGAGCGGGGCTTCCGTGATGGTGATATACTGGCGGGCCTTTTCCACACGGGCCATGGTGGCCTTCAGGTCGCGGTTGTTGTTGTAAGTGTCCGTCAGGAGGTCCTGGAGATCCTTGTTCTTGAAGACTTTCCACCAGGGCAGGTCCGCAATGGATTCCGTGGATGCGGGGGCCCCTCTGAATGCGGTGGGCATGGGCATGTCCACCGGCTTGAAGTCGGGACCCATCATGCAGGAGGAAGCCGTGATGGCCGTCCCCAGCAGAATGGCGCGCGTGATGTATTGATTCGGTCGCATAATGGCGTTTTGTCTGTTTTTAAATGGTTTCAGGGCTGTTTTTATCCTTTCAGGGATTCGTGGGCCTCATGGAACAGGTGCTTGCGGGCAATGATTTCATCCGGATCCTCCGTTTCCACGGTCTTCCGGGCGATGCGGACGCGGAAGAGCTTCATGATGAAGTAGAAGGAGCAGGGAATCAGGAACACGCCCACCACCGTCGCCATCGTCATCCCGGCAATCACCACAATCCCGATGATATTGCGGGAGTAGGCGCCGGAACCGGAGGCCAGGGCCAGCGGAACGCAGCCCAGGATGAAGGCGAAGGAGGTCATCAGGATGGGACGCAGGCGGATTCTGGCGGCGGAAAGCGTGGCTTCCATCAGCGTCTTGCCGCGTTCCATTTCAATGACGGCGAATTCCACGATCAGAATGGCGTTCTTGGCCGCCAGGCCGATGAGCATCACCAGGCCGATCTGCGCGTACAGGTTCAATTCATAACCGAACCAGTACAGGCCCAGGAACGCCCCCAGCGCCGCAATGGGCACCGTCATGAAGATGCTGAGCGGCAGGGACCACCGTTCATACAGGGCCGCCAGGATCAGGAAGACGAAGATGGAGGAGAGCATGAAGATCTGCACGATGCCGATGCCGTTCTGAATCTTCTGTTCCTGATAGCTCATGTCCGCATAGCTGTAGCCCATGTCTGTGGGCATGCTGGCTTCAAAGGTCTGTTCCAGCGCCTCCATGGCCTGGGAGTTGGAGTAGCCCTGGGCCGGGGTGACCATCAGCTTGGAGGAATTGTACAGGTTCTGGCGCAGCAGGAATTCCGGCCCCTTGATGTCCGTGATCTTCACGAGGGTGGAGAGGGGGACGGAGCTGCCCGAGTCGTTCTTCACATAGAAGTTCTTGAGCATGTCCGTTCCGGTGCGGTCGCTGCCCTGCGCCTGGATGTACACCTGCCATTGCTGGCCGTACAGGGTGATGTAGTTGATGAACAGAGAGCCCATGTAGGCCTGGAGCAGGTTGTTGGCTTCACTGATGCTGACGCCCAGCGTGGCGCACTTTTCTTCATCCAGCCGCACGTCCTTCTGTTCCACGGCGAAGGACATCACGCTGCGCACGCCGCCGTTTTTCTGCGGGTTAAAGATCGGGAGTTTGCTTGCTTCCTTGACAAAGATGTCCGTCTGTTCAGCCAGGTATTCCGTGCCCTTGCCGTCGCGGTCTTCCAGCATGAAGGTGACGCCGTTGGCGGAACCCACCCCTGCGATGGCCGGGGGCTGGAAGCACATGGTGATGCCTTCGGAAACCTTGGTGCTCAGCAGCCCGTTGAGCTGGGCGGTGACCGCCTTGGCGCTCTGGTCCGGATTGGGGCGTTCCTCCCATGGCTTGAGCATGACGAAGAAGAAGGCGTTGTTCGTGCTCTGCACCCCGGTCAGCAGGCTGAACCCGGAGATGGCGATCACGTCTTTCACGTTCGGATTCTGGCGGATGAGGTCGGAGACCTTGTCCGAGGCGGCCGTCGTCAACTGCAGGGAGCGGGCTTCCGGCATGATGAGGGCCGCGAACAGGTAGCCCTGGTCTTCGTCCGGCAGGAAGCCGTTGGGGATTTGCTTGGCTACGGGCAGGATGGCGTACGCGATCAGGGCCAGGAGCGGGATGGAGATGATGAGCTTGCGGGTCAGGAAGTGGCACACCTTGGTGTACCCGCTGGCCGTGGCGTCATAACCGCGGTTGAAAATGCGGTAGAAGAATTTCAGCGGGCCTCTCTTGTTCGGGTCCTTGGGCTTCAGCAGGATGGCGGAGAGGGCCGGGGAAAGCGTCAGCGCGTTGAACGCGGAGATCAGCATGGAAATGGCAATGGTGACGGCGAACTGCTGGAACAGCGTGCCCGTAATGCCCGGCAGGAGCAGGGAGGGGAGGAACACTGCCGCCAGCACCAGGGCAATGGCGATGACGGGACCGGACACTTCCTCCATGGCGGCGAAGGCCGCCTGGCGTGGAGTCAGTCCGCGTTCCATGTGGGATTCCACGGCTTCCACCACCACAATGGCGTCATCCACCACCAAGCCGATGGCCAGCACCATGCCCATCAGACAGATGGTGTTCAGGGTGAAGCCCAGAAGCGGGAACAGCGCAAAGGTGGCGATGATGGAGACCGGCACGGCAATGGCCGGAATCAGCGTGGCGCGCCAGCCCTGGAGGAAGACGAATACCACCAGCACCACCAGCAGCAGGGCTTCCACCAGCGTGTGCTCGATTTCCTCAATGGAAGCGCGCACGGCCAGCGTGGTGTCCAGCGTCAGGTTGTACTCCATCCCGGCGGGGAAGCTGCGGGCGCGGTCTTCAAAAAGCTTGACCAGGGCGTCCACCGTATTGATGGCGTTGGAGCCGGGGGCGGCGTACACGGCGATGGCGCCGGAATCCCTGCCGTTGTACTTACTGGATACGTTGTAGGTCTGGGAACCCAGCTCCACCTTGGCGATGTCTTTCAGGTAAAGGAGCTTGTTCCCGTCCGCGCGGATGATGATGTTTCCGAACTCTTCCGCCGTCTGGAGGCGCCCCTTGGTCTGGATGCTGTACGTGAATTCCGTTCCGGGAGGGGCCGGTTCCGCGCCGATCTGGCCGCCGGGAATCACGGTGTTCTGCGCCCGGATGGCGGACTGGACTTCTCCCACGGAGATGTTCTGCGCGGCCATCTTCGTGGTGTCCAGCCAGATGCGCATGGCGTAGCGTCCTGCGCCGAAGACCTGCACGTCACCCACGCCGGGAACGCGTTTCACGGGGTCCACCAGGCTCACGTACGCGTAGTTGCTCAGGAAGATGGCGTTCAGGCTGTCGTCCGGAGAAAACAGGTTGATCACGGCCAGCGGGCTGCCGGTGGACTGGGTGATGGTGATGCCCATCTGGGACACTTCCGCGGGAATCTGCGCGGTGGCCTGCCCGTAGCGCATGTAGGCCAGCGTCTGGTCCATGTTGGGGTCCGTGCCCACTTCAAAGACGATGCTCAGGGAGCAGATGCCGTTGTTGGCATTGGTGGAGGTCATGTAGTCCATCCCGATGACGCCGGAAATGGACTGTTCAATGGGGGAAGCCACGGAATTGGCCACGGTCTCCGCATTGGCGCCCGGATAGGTCGCCTGCATCTTGATGGTGGGCGGAACGATGTTCGGGTACTGCTCCACGGGGAGCCCCATCAGGGCCAGGCCGCCGAGCAGGATCATCACGATCGAGATGACGATGGCGATGGTCGGGTGTTTGATGAAGAAGCTGGACATGGTGTTAAATCATGAAAGTGCGCGGGAAAGGCGGGGAAGGGGTACGGGACTTCCCCGGAAAGGGGTGGTTATTTGGCGGCCGGCTGGGCTTCGTCATGCTTCATGCCTTCAGGCGTCTTGGCCTTCTCAAAGGACTGGGCGCCCACGGAAGGAAGAACGGGCTGGGAAACCACGGGCTTGTAGGGCAGGGGCTTCACGGGCTCCTGTCCCTGGACCTTGGCCGCCTGCATGATACCTTCCACCACGATGGGGCTGTCCTTCGTGAAGGTGGAGTGCGGCATGGGAACGATGTTGACCACCTGCATGC
This DNA window, taken from Akkermansia muciniphila, encodes the following:
- a CDS encoding efflux transporter outer membrane subunit, producing MRPNQYITRAILLGTAITASSCMMGPDFKPVDMPMPTAFRGAPASTESIADLPWWKVFKNKDLQDLLTDTYNNNRDLKATMARVEKARQYITITEAPLFPWADYSGTLSKGANYTNGNIIQTGGNTLTPGTIDGGISWELDIWGRTRRMTEAARADYLASEEGQRALMLSLLRQVADSYLQLLQLDEQLAILQKSVESYSESLRLFDEQLEGQVGDRLQVASAKAALSSSQAQIPAIQAQIANLENTVSVLAGRTPGHIRRSGSLRDIAYNIQVPAGIPAYILSRRPDVRQKEYQLRAANAEVGVAIANYFPTISLTAAGGLASADLSHVQGRRSGWGLGANLTGPLFQAGKLTASEKAAKAEFLAASNDYEQTVLNALAEVSSTLIQRAKLRVITSTQSEAVEAYHTAVTLSFERYRTGLSNYIEVLYAQQNLYPAQIQLSQYYYQHASTLVSLYTALGGGWNMSHKAIMDGPPKR
- a CDS encoding efflux RND transporter permease subunit, which translates into the protein MSSFFIKHPTIAIVISIVMILLGGLALMGLPVEQYPNIVPPTIKMQATYPGANAETVANSVASPIEQSISGVIGMDYMTSTNANNGICSLSIVFEVGTDPNMDQTLAYMRYGQATAQIPAEVSQMGITITQSTGSPLAVINLFSPDDSLNAIFLSNYAYVSLVDPVKRVPGVGDVQVFGAGRYAMRIWLDTTKMAAQNISVGEVQSAIRAQNTVIPGGQIGAEPAPPGTEFTYSIQTKGRLQTAEEFGNIIIRADGNKLLYLKDIAKVELGSQTYNVSSKYNGRDSGAIAVYAAPGSNAINTVDALVKLFEDRARSFPAGMEYNLTLDTTLAVRASIEEIEHTLVEALLLVVLVVFVFLQGWRATLIPAIAVPVSIIATFALFPLLGFTLNTICLMGMVLAIGLVVDDAIVVVEAVESHMERGLTPRQAAFAAMEEVSGPVIAIALVLAAVFLPSLLLPGITGTLFQQFAVTIAISMLISAFNALTLSPALSAILLKPKDPNKRGPLKFFYRIFNRGYDATASGYTKVCHFLTRKLIISIPLLALIAYAILPVAKQIPNGFLPDEDQGYLFAALIMPEARSLQLTTAASDKVSDLIRQNPNVKDVIAISGFSLLTGVQSTNNAFFFVMLKPWEERPNPDQSAKAVTAQLNGLLSTKVSEGITMCFQPPAIAGVGSANGVTFMLEDRDGKGTEYLAEQTDIFVKEASKLPIFNPQKNGGVRSVMSFAVEQKDVRLDEEKCATLGVSISEANNLLQAYMGSLFINYITLYGQQWQVYIQAQGSDRTGTDMLKNFYVKNDSGSSVPLSTLVKITDIKGPEFLLRQNLYNSSKLMVTPAQGYSNSQAMEALEQTFEASMPTDMGYSYADMSYQEQKIQNGIGIVQIFMLSSIFVFLILAALYERWSLPLSIFMTVPIAALGAFLGLYWFGYELNLYAQIGLVMLIGLAAKNAILIVEFAVIEMERGKTLMEATLSAARIRLRPILMTSFAFILGCVPLALASGSGAYSRNIIGIVVIAGMTMATVVGVFLIPCSFYFIMKLFRVRIARKTVETEDPDEIIARKHLFHEAHESLKG